The genomic window CCAATGGTATTAAATTAATGGTGCTCGGAGGCGGAATCGAACCACCGACACGGGGATTTTCAGTCCCCTGCTCTACCGACTGAGCTATCCGAGCATGAGTGGTGGATCCAGCTGGAGTCGAACCAGCGACCACTCGGTTATGAGCCGAGTGCTCTAACCAACTGAGCTATGGATCCTTTTGGAGCGGGAAACGAGGTTCGAACTCGCGACATTCAGCTTGGAAGGCTGACGCTCTACCAACTGAGCTATTCCCGCAAATGGCTGGGGTGGCTGGATTCGAACCAACGCATGACGGAGTCAAAGTCCGTTGCCTTACCGCTTGGCGACACCCCAAAATGGTCGGAATAGCAAGATTCGAACTTGCGGCCCCCTGCTCCCAAGGCAGGTGCGCTACCGGACTGCGCTATATTCCGAACTGGTGCGTCATACTGGGCTCGAACCAGTGACAACACGATTAAAAGTCGTGTGCTCTACCATCTGAGCTAATGACGCATTTTGGTTATATATTAAATTTTAAATGGGGTGAATGACGGGATTCGAACCCGCGACAACCAGTGCCACAAACTGGCGCTCTACCAACTGAACTACAATCACCATAAATGGTGCCTGGGGCGGGAATCGAACCCGCACGGTGAAAGTCACCACAGGATTTTAAGTCCTGTGCGTCTACCTATTCCGCCACCCAGGCGTGAAAGCTACTTGCCTTCCAGGATTTAATAGTACCATAATTAATAGTAAAAGTCAATAATGTTTTTTAAATTTATTCTTCTTGTCTTAATTCCCAACTCATAATAGTTCTTATTAAAACAACTATTAATACAACTACGATACTTAATATATCTGGAGCAATAATTGTATCTATAATATCTGCTACTATTAATAGCTGTAAACCTAAAATTACAAAATGATCGAAACACTCTTTTATATTTTTTCGATATCTATTTTTCTCCTTTGTAAAACAAATTCTTTTTATCGTTAAAAAAAATCCAAAAATAATAATGAGAACAGCTATCCCTGTAAAAAAAAATGAAATATAATGCAAAATGTTATGAAATATAGTAATAAATTCTTTATTCATAAGTTAATCACCTCCTACTGAAATTTTTATATTATACTAATATAATTTTAAAATCTTTTTTATTGTAAAAAAAAATTGACTTTTTGAATATAACTTGTTAAACTTATTTCTAAATATAATACTATTTAAATATAATTTTTGTACATATTTATAGTACAAAAATTAAGAAGGGAGCATTTTATTGTATAGAAAAAAAGATGTTTTATTAACTGGATTTGCTTTATTCGCAATGCTTTTTGGAGCAGGTAATTTAATTTTTCCGCCTATTGTAGGTTATAATGCTGGTACTGAATGGAAAGCAGCTTTATTTGGATTTTTTATAACTGGAATAGGATTTCCTTTAATGGCTATTATTTCTGCAGCTTTAGCAGGAGATAAAATAGATAATTTTGGGGAAAGAGTTTCTCCTAAATTTAGTAAAATTTTTAATATAATATTAATTTTAGCTATTGGACCATTATTAGCTCTTCCTAGAACAGGAGCTACAGCATTTGAAATGGCTTTAAATCCTCATATTCACAATAATTTACAAATTATTAAACCTATTTTTTTAGGTATATATTTTTTAATAAGCTTATTATTTTCTTTAAAATCAAATAAAGTTGTTGATAGAGTAGGGAAAATATTAACTCCTATTTTATTAATAATTCTATCGTTAATTATTTGGAAAGGAATTTCTTCGCCAATAGGAGTTCCTATTATTTCTAAGAATATAAATAATTTTAAATATGGTTTTTTTAATGGATACCAAACTATGGATACACTAGGAGCAATAGTTTTTTCTAGTATTATTTTAAAATCTATAAGACAAGGTCGTTCATTAAATAAAAAACAAGAAATGAATTTTTTGATAAAATCTAGTACAATAGCTTTAATAGCTTTAACGATTGTTTATGGTGGTTTATTATATATCGGTTCTACATCTAGTGGAATATTACCTAATACAGGAGCTACTAATTTATTATCTGATATTATTATATTGTTATTAGGTAAATTAGGCATTATTTCTTTAGGAATCTGTGTAGCAGGAGCTTGTTTGACAACTGCTGTTGGATTAACTGCAACTGTTGGGGAATACTTTAGTAAATTGTTGAAAATTTCTTATGAAAAAACAGTAATACTAACAACACTTGTAGGATTTATTTTCTCAAATTTTGGTGTTAATACTATTGTAAAAATCTCTGCGCCTATTTTAGTTTTTCTTTATCCTATTGCAATTGTTTTAATATTTTTAAATATTATAAAAAAATATATTCATAATGATTTTATTTTTAAAGGTGCTGTTTTAGGTAGTGGATTAGTGGGATTTATGGAAATGATAAATAGCTTTGGTTTAAAAGTTAATTTATTTGAAAAGATATATTCATACTTACCTTTTAGTAGTTTTGGATTAGCTTGGCTTATTCCAACACTTGTCACAAGTTTTATTTTTAATTTATTCTTTAAAAAATCATATAGGCTATCAAAAGCATAAAAAAAGGAGAATACCCTCCTTTTTTTATTTTTAAATTGATATTATAGAAAAAATAATCACCAAAACTTGTACAATTAAAATTTTCATTATTAAAATTTTTTGATAAATTGGTATTTTTAAAGTTGAAATATAATGTTTTAATTCTAAATGACTCTTATATTTTTTATTGCCAAAAAAATACATACAAGCATCAAACGTAATTACCAATAAACTATAAAACAGTAATTTT from Cetobacterium ceti includes these protein-coding regions:
- the brnQ gene encoding branched-chain amino acid transport system II carrier protein, which translates into the protein MYRKKDVLLTGFALFAMLFGAGNLIFPPIVGYNAGTEWKAALFGFFITGIGFPLMAIISAALAGDKIDNFGERVSPKFSKIFNIILILAIGPLLALPRTGATAFEMALNPHIHNNLQIIKPIFLGIYFLISLLFSLKSNKVVDRVGKILTPILLIILSLIIWKGISSPIGVPIISKNINNFKYGFFNGYQTMDTLGAIVFSSIILKSIRQGRSLNKKQEMNFLIKSSTIALIALTIVYGGLLYIGSTSSGILPNTGATNLLSDIIILLLGKLGIISLGICVAGACLTTAVGLTATVGEYFSKLLKISYEKTVILTTLVGFIFSNFGVNTIVKISAPILVFLYPIAIVLIFLNIIKKYIHNDFIFKGAVLGSGLVGFMEMINSFGLKVNLFEKIYSYLPFSSFGLAWLIPTLVTSFIFNLFFKKSYRLSKA
- a CDS encoding DUF1622 domain-containing protein — encoded protein: MNKEFITIFHNILHYISFFFTGIAVLIIIFGFFLTIKRICFTKEKNRYRKNIKECFDHFVILGLQLLIVADIIDTIIAPDILSIVVVLIVVLIRTIMSWELRQEE